A genomic region of Bacteroidota bacterium contains the following coding sequences:
- a CDS encoding 2-oxoacid:acceptor oxidoreductase family protein, translating to MTEEIIIAGFGGQGVLSMGKILAYSGIMQNQEVSWMPSYGPEMRGGTANVTVILSDERISSPILNYFDTAIILNQQSMDKFEKSVKPGGILIYDGNGITRHPVRTDINIYRIDAADEAAKQGLSKIFNMIVLGGYLKIKPIVKLENVILGLKKSLPNRYHYLIPENEKAITIGMGLIEPVHTV from the coding sequence ATGACTGAAGAAATAATCATAGCAGGATTCGGGGGGCAGGGTGTTTTATCAATGGGTAAGATACTGGCCTATTCCGGCATTATGCAGAATCAGGAGGTCAGCTGGATGCCGTCGTACGGTCCTGAAATGCGCGGCGGAACGGCAAATGTCACGGTCATCCTCAGCGATGAACGTATCAGCTCTCCTATCCTGAATTATTTTGACACTGCCATCATCCTTAACCAGCAGTCGATGGATAAGTTTGAAAAATCGGTGAAACCGGGAGGAATTCTCATCTATGACGGAAACGGTATCACCCGCCATCCGGTACGGACCGATATCAACATATACCGCATTGACGCAGCCGATGAGGCAGCCAAACAGGGACTCTCAAAAATATTCAATATGATCGTCCTCGGCGGTTACCTGAAAATCAAACCCATTGTAAAACTGGAAAATGTCATTCTCGGTCTCAAAAAATCACTGCCAAACCGGTATCACTATCTCATTCCCGAAAATGAAAAAGCGATTACCATAGGAATGGGACTTATTGAACCTGTTCATACCGTCTGA
- a CDS encoding TIGR02757 family protein: protein MFQFLEEKYDLYNRPSFIDTDPISVPHQFEKKEDIEISAFLTATLTWGIRKSTINSANKLMQLMDFQPYEFIINAGKADTNHLKPFVHRTFNGNDCIYFIHSLENIYCHHGGLEKAFSDGLTKDDNNVKNAIIHFRKVFLELPHHAHVEKHISDPQKNASAKRILMFLRWMVRNDKRGVDFGIWHTISPSQLYCPLDVHTGNIARKLGLLNRTSNDWKAAEELTRTLRQFDSNDPVKYDYALFGLGIFEKF from the coding sequence ATGTTTCAATTCCTTGAAGAAAAATATGATCTGTATAACCGGCCTTCATTTATTGATACCGACCCCATTTCAGTCCCTCATCAGTTTGAAAAAAAAGAAGATATAGAAATATCAGCCTTTCTAACTGCCACGCTCACCTGGGGTATACGTAAATCGACCATTAACAGTGCAAATAAACTGATGCAACTAATGGACTTCCAACCGTACGAATTCATCATTAACGCAGGTAAGGCTGATACCAATCACTTAAAACCCTTCGTGCACCGGACATTTAATGGTAACGATTGCATTTATTTTATCCATTCGCTGGAAAATATTTATTGTCATCATGGGGGGCTTGAAAAAGCCTTTTCAGATGGACTTACCAAAGACGACAACAACGTTAAAAATGCCATCATTCATTTCAGGAAGGTCTTCCTGGAGCTCCCTCACCACGCACATGTTGAGAAACATATATCCGATCCGCAAAAGAATGCCTCAGCCAAAAGAATCCTTATGTTCCTGCGGTGGATGGTTAGAAATGATAAAAGAGGTGTGGATTTCGGGATATGGCATACAATATCTCCCAGCCAGTTATATTGCCCTCTGGATGTTCACACAGGCAATATTGCACGTAAACTGGGGCTGTTAAACAGAACATCGAACGATTGGAAGGCCGCTGAAGAACTTACCCGCACCCTGCGCCAATTTGACTCAAACGATCCGGTGAAATATGATTATGCCTTATTCGGCCTCGGTATCTTTGAGAAATTTTAA
- a CDS encoding MFS transporter, protein MSGIFIHRLHLNDTEKRTFRLHFVYSCLEGILAGVLILNEFVFIKSLKGSTYQLGLLFQFSVLVFLLLIFINEFLKRIRNRKRFLRLVGILTRAPLILLLVFPRDISAVTGTSVYHYIFLGIFLAYYLASPVIYPVINSLLKNTYEHTHFGILYGYSTAANRILMLVTTFIYGLLLDRDSFAFTYVFPAVAVLGIISVYLLSMIENRDQTTINLQPGKGGSPSDAGRGVIFSGFWHSVRESALNQFRIVKKNAPYRHFEISFMLYGFAFMISNTIIIIFFERVLHLNYSSVAFYKNAFNLLAIILLPFFGRLLGSMDPRKFGVYTFLSMLLSILFMVLSEYFPFYFDFHGIRIFYMLILYVVFMSIFTATISLLWYIGSAYFCSKEEAGDYQSVHLILTGVRGAIAPTGGVILYELTGFTWAFILSMLFLVAAIGVMIWSYKKDA, encoded by the coding sequence TTGTCAGGAATCTTTATTCATCGGCTGCACCTTAATGATACCGAGAAGCGCACATTCAGGCTGCATTTCGTCTATTCCTGCCTCGAAGGAATTCTGGCCGGCGTACTGATACTGAATGAATTCGTATTTATTAAAAGCCTCAAAGGATCCACGTACCAACTTGGCCTGCTGTTTCAGTTCAGTGTCCTGGTTTTTCTCTTACTGATCTTTATTAATGAATTCCTTAAAAGAATAAGGAATAGAAAGAGGTTCCTGCGTTTAGTCGGTATTTTAACCCGTGCACCATTGATTTTGCTTTTGGTTTTTCCCCGGGATATTTCAGCAGTTACAGGTACTTCCGTCTATCACTATATCTTCCTAGGGATTTTTCTTGCATATTATCTGGCCTCTCCTGTTATCTACCCGGTCATTAACAGTTTGCTCAAGAACACTTATGAACATACCCATTTTGGTATATTATACGGCTATTCCACAGCGGCGAACAGAATCCTCATGCTGGTGACTACTTTCATTTACGGCCTGCTCCTTGACAGGGATAGTTTTGCTTTTACCTATGTTTTTCCGGCTGTGGCTGTATTGGGGATTATTTCTGTGTATCTGTTGTCGATGATCGAAAACAGGGATCAAACAACCATCAACTTGCAACCTGGGAAAGGCGGCAGCCCGTCAGATGCTGGCAGAGGCGTGATTTTTAGTGGATTCTGGCATTCGGTCCGGGAATCGGCCTTGAATCAATTCAGAATAGTGAAGAAAAATGCTCCTTACCGCCATTTTGAGATTAGTTTCATGCTTTATGGGTTTGCCTTTATGATCAGCAATACCATCATCATCATATTTTTTGAAAGGGTATTGCATCTGAATTATTCCAGTGTGGCCTTTTACAAAAATGCTTTTAACCTGCTGGCTATTATTTTACTTCCGTTTTTTGGCCGTTTGCTGGGTTCGATGGATCCACGGAAATTCGGGGTATATACTTTCCTGTCTATGCTTCTTTCTATCCTGTTCATGGTTCTGTCGGAATATTTTCCGTTTTATTTTGATTTTCATGGCATCAGGATTTTTTACATGCTGATACTGTATGTGGTTTTTATGAGCATTTTCACTGCAACCATATCTTTACTATGGTATATAGGCTCAGCTTATTTTTGCTCAAAGGAGGAGGCCGGTGATTATCAATCGGTGCATCTGATCCTGACCGGTGTAAGAGGCGCCATAGCGCCCACGGGCGGTGTCATCCTTTATGAACTGACTGGTTTCACGTGGGCATTCATCTTATCCATGCTCTTCCTTGTGGCGGCAATAGGGGTCATGATATGGTCCTATAAGAAAGACGCATAA
- a CDS encoding BlaI/MecI/CopY family transcriptional regulator yields MNTPGKLPKPTESELQILSILWEDGPSTVRFVNDRLNEKKQVGYTTTLKFLQIMTDKGLVSRMADGRTHVYSSVIRKESVQSDLLDKLLATAFNGSAKRLVMQTLGSYKASREELKEIKNLINELEGGKK; encoded by the coding sequence ATGAATACTCCAGGCAAACTTCCGAAACCTACTGAATCTGAGCTTCAGATACTATCCATTTTGTGGGAGGACGGTCCGAGCACAGTACGTTTTGTAAATGACCGGCTGAATGAGAAGAAGCAGGTTGGCTATACCACGACGCTGAAGTTCCTTCAAATTATGACGGATAAGGGACTGGTCTCACGGATGGCCGATGGGCGAACGCATGTTTATTCGAGCGTAATCAGGAAAGAGAGCGTACAGAGTGACCTTCTGGATAAGCTTCTGGCCACAGCATTTAATGGCTCAGCCAAGAGGCTTGTCATGCAGACATTGGGCAGTTATAAAGCATCACGTGAAGAACTTAAAGAAATTAAAAATCTCATAAACGAACTCGAAGGAGGTAAAAAATGA
- a CDS encoding thiamine pyrophosphate-dependent enzyme, with protein MRSEDIIRPENLVYKKTPLMTDNILSYCPGCGHGTAHRIIMETIDEMGLQENTIGVCPVGCSVLAYDFMNIDMQQAAHGRAPALATGIKRTWPHRLVFTYQGDGDLAAIGTNETIHACNRGENFTIIFINNGIYGMTGGQMAPTTLVGMKTSTSPYGRDVHRMGFPLKITELVAQLPGTWFVTRQAVHTPATVRKAKKAIRTAFEAQRDNKGGTTFIEIVSNCNSGWKMRPVESNKWMEENMFPFYPLGDIKVEGKLVK; from the coding sequence ATCAGATCAGAAGATATCATCCGACCAGAGAATCTGGTGTATAAAAAAACCCCGCTGATGACAGATAACATCCTGAGCTATTGCCCGGGGTGTGGACATGGCACGGCGCACCGTATCATCATGGAAACCATCGATGAAATGGGACTTCAGGAAAACACCATCGGCGTTTGTCCTGTCGGCTGTTCTGTCCTGGCCTACGATTTCATGAATATCGATATGCAGCAGGCAGCCCATGGCCGCGCTCCCGCACTGGCAACAGGCATCAAAAGGACATGGCCCCACAGGCTTGTCTTCACCTACCAGGGTGATGGTGACCTGGCAGCTATCGGTACCAATGAAACTATTCATGCTTGTAACCGTGGTGAGAACTTTACCATAATCTTCATCAACAATGGCATCTATGGTATGACCGGAGGCCAGATGGCACCAACCACCCTCGTCGGTATGAAAACATCCACATCGCCTTATGGACGCGACGTACATCGGATGGGTTTTCCGCTGAAAATCACCGAGCTGGTGGCACAGCTACCCGGTACCTGGTTTGTCACACGCCAGGCTGTACATACACCCGCTACTGTCCGCAAAGCTAAAAAAGCTATTCGTACTGCATTCGAAGCTCAAAGAGATAATAAAGGCGGAACCACCTTCATCGAGATCGTTTCAAACTGCAACTCCGGATGGAAAATGCGCCCCGTTGAATCTAACAAATGGATGGAAGAGAATATGTTCCCGTTCTATCCACTAGGGGATATTAAAGTGGAAGGAAAACTCGTTAAATAA